One Desulfobulbus oligotrophicus DNA segment encodes these proteins:
- a CDS encoding ATP-binding protein: MTPSAKNALAIDQYLKFLADMLHQRLSRYFEAHPGPTKFDDIKKLVSARDDSELSIFIRRHKLTPEEIIVVLLALAPHVRPEFFDIILSQTLPQAGDFPQIGGTRGKQSRGFMPTGETALFLLAGDNLHRRFELQHIFDSEHLFAQQNILRLNEPEPGEPLLSGRIVMARDYLELFISGRFLRPRLSMDFPAEYISTELSEEELVLPETTWSQLNELEHWINWQAVMMQQWHMRKWIRRGYRALFHGPSGTGKTLAALVLGKKTGKDVFRIDLSMVVSKFIGETEKNLSQLFERARSKDWILFFDEADALFGKRTNVRDAHDKYANQEVAYLLQRIENHDGLVILASNFKTNIDEAFLRRFQSVVYFPLPGPEERYALWQKVMPQHRDVQTPDPKELLTIAKKYELTGANIVNIVQFCCLSALANHTTEITLEALKTGIEREFQKEGKVF, encoded by the coding sequence ATGACCCCTTCTGCTAAAAATGCCCTGGCCATTGATCAGTACCTCAAGTTTCTGGCCGACATGCTCCACCAGCGATTGAGCCGGTACTTTGAGGCCCATCCAGGCCCGACAAAATTCGACGATATCAAAAAACTCGTCTCAGCCAGGGATGACTCCGAGCTGTCGATCTTTATTCGCAGGCATAAGTTGACACCGGAGGAGATCATCGTGGTGCTGCTGGCACTGGCACCCCATGTCCGCCCGGAGTTTTTCGATATCATACTCAGTCAGACCCTGCCCCAGGCCGGCGACTTCCCCCAGATCGGCGGCACTCGCGGCAAACAGTCCCGAGGCTTCATGCCCACCGGGGAAACCGCCCTGTTCCTGCTTGCCGGTGACAACCTGCACCGCCGGTTTGAACTGCAGCACATCTTTGACTCTGAACACCTGTTTGCACAACAGAACATCCTCCGGCTGAACGAACCCGAACCGGGTGAACCGCTGTTAAGCGGCCGGATCGTCATGGCCCGCGACTATCTTGAACTCTTCATCTCCGGCAGGTTCCTGCGACCCCGATTGTCCATGGACTTTCCCGCCGAATATATCTCCACTGAACTAAGTGAAGAAGAACTGGTGTTACCGGAGACAACCTGGAGCCAACTCAACGAACTCGAGCACTGGATCAACTGGCAGGCGGTCATGATGCAGCAGTGGCACATGCGAAAGTGGATCCGGCGCGGATACCGGGCGTTGTTCCATGGCCCATCGGGAACCGGTAAAACCCTTGCCGCCCTTGTCCTTGGCAAGAAAACCGGCAAAGATGTCTTTCGGATCGATCTGTCGATGGTGGTCTCAAAATTCATCGGGGAAACAGAAAAAAATCTGTCCCAGCTCTTTGAACGCGCCCGCAGCAAGGACTGGATCCTCTTCTTTGACGAGGCGGATGCCCTGTTCGGCAAACGTACCAATGTCCGGGATGCCCATGACAAGTATGCCAACCAGGAGGTGGCCTACCTGCTGCAACGGATCGAAAATCATGATGGTCTCGTGATTCTCGCCTCCAACTTCAAAACAAACATTGACGAAGCCTTTCTCCGCCGCTTCCAATCCGTGGTCTACTTCCCCCTCCCCGGGCCGGAGGAACGGTATGCCCTCTGGCAGAAAGTGATGCCGCAGCACAGAGATGTACAGACTCCGGACCCAAAGGAGCTGCTCACAATCGCCAAGAAGTACGAACTGACCGGTGCCAACATTGTCAACATCGTTCAGTTCTGCTGTCTATCCGCTCTGGCCAACCACACAACAGAGATCACCCTTGAGGCTCTCAAAACCGGTATTGAACGGGAGTTTCAGAAGGAAGGGAAGGTCTTTTAA
- a CDS encoding tetratricopeptide repeat protein, with amino-acid sequence MDTTVIQTLLKEGAELHLAGNLADAERCYRQALELDDSSAVAHNNLAFLLMQRREFEGAEQAYQRAIALSPAYATAYTNLGQAYLLMQRWEEAYEYLTRATELDNNAWHAYESLAKLAMLHNENDRAVSYWTIANRIQPNQENLLNLAHCLVQQRRLDEARDVLTLAADYDDEHARLHALFGIITFAQYDFGSARKHFKRALGLEPENAEVRHNLAMTYLKTGQSEEAVMELRRILLLAPGHIEARNNLAVIELAAGEPDSALEHFNLTLEQDPGNSKALYYKGLLLLQQGKTEAARELLKKTVVAAPGEYQAQAESLLSTLP; translated from the coding sequence ATGGATACAACCGTTATACAGACACTGCTCAAAGAGGGGGCTGAACTCCACCTGGCCGGCAACCTGGCCGATGCGGAACGCTGTTACCGGCAGGCACTGGAGCTTGACGACTCGAGCGCTGTCGCCCACAACAACCTTGCCTTCCTCCTTATGCAACGCCGGGAGTTTGAGGGTGCCGAGCAGGCGTACCAGCGCGCCATTGCACTGAGTCCCGCCTATGCAACAGCCTATACGAACCTCGGCCAGGCCTACCTGCTGATGCAGCGTTGGGAAGAGGCCTACGAGTACCTGACCAGGGCAACAGAGCTTGACAACAACGCATGGCATGCCTACGAAAGCCTGGCCAAACTCGCCATGCTCCACAATGAGAACGATCGCGCCGTCTCGTACTGGACCATAGCCAACCGCATTCAACCCAACCAGGAAAACCTGCTCAACCTGGCCCACTGTCTTGTTCAGCAGCGCCGGCTTGATGAGGCACGGGATGTGCTGACCCTGGCTGCAGACTACGATGACGAGCATGCCCGGCTGCATGCGCTCTTCGGAATCATCACCTTTGCCCAGTACGACTTCGGCTCCGCCCGCAAACACTTTAAACGCGCCCTTGGTCTGGAACCGGAAAACGCGGAAGTCCGGCACAATCTGGCCATGACCTACCTCAAGACAGGCCAGAGTGAGGAGGCTGTCATGGAGCTGCGTCGCATCCTGCTCCTGGCGCCGGGCCATATCGAGGCCCGTAACAACCTGGCCGTCATTGAACTGGCTGCCGGTGAACCGGATTCAGCACTGGAGCATTTTAATCTGACCCTTGAACAGGACCCGGGCAACAGCAAGGCGCTCTATTACAAAGGTCTTCTGCTGCTGCAGCAGGGCAAGACAGAGGCTGCCCGGGAGCTCCTGAAAAAAACAGTCGTCGCTGCACCCGGCGAATATCAGGCCCAGGCCGAGTCACTGCTCAGCACACTCCCATGA
- a CDS encoding eCIS core domain-containing protein produces MKETAKAPPATSRQPQPTGTRQPFFTPEQQSGFFTTAPVQPKLKIGKRGDIYEQEAETMADQVVNRTDSPTAPTNDNQEERLSRRDLQTQGDAHIHRQPFFESEADDDEPVQRFHREVEEGDKVFRSEDDLPVGMSRGEAIVAIARSKLGKVKAKQPEGSDGGRPLRYGYDLLLEIFQLSAPGVWSDDVVKYIGPGLPSWCGIFATYCIKKAGIDIGNWQMGKGVAAYGTLKPTDSPQPGDIGYIDQPYQHHCIISRVEGDSIESIDGNSGLFSEITENKRSRTAYTGFFTAQHTTAAVQKKEQDEGSAENTPDLESSLQAQKGRGEPLDNTTRGTMETSFGTEFGGVRIHTDNEAARLSNTLNAQAFTHGNDIYFNEGTYNPETSAGKHLLAHELTHTLQQRDGLQPMVNRAANPGGSKEPAINFSDKTITIKKLYLPKLKGRNKNLIGTAVTRNRNYKRKDSYKDTATSSSKAQDVVWKTGVEPKVTTEVEKLTKKAADSMAYDASANAYYLKWGSLNLIGSKETIVKNALVPLWNKTGKASAYDVDHVKELQLGGENSLDNMELLNFSANRASGSAVKRTIEIAVNTFLASEEAKKQAADAGKKLPSLKTAKTTYDITFSSVGYDDAKANFSKGALGDDYWSKKDIADNAAHLKQFKPMTTRQIAAAKGTENDPIIYTSEAGGTGLRKADLEKIKGIAVSKFTFPPAPTGEKAGDIELTITPPSVVNGDIKVPIPIYKMDGIVFGGHMPRRGSKKGQGGLEKILSKLQINGLSPAELDMVDFVPGIGLVVRGRIQPTLDILEGVELDFFLEGDSFGISKTITAGEFKLPPPFKINAALLTIGAGNKGIFVEGDVLFEISKLGTGMISGLGKSNGDFGIKGRFDFDPKLFKQGAASIEVEYNNKQGWAAKGELQISKGTVRGIDSAKIAVAYANRQLTANGTAQVALRGVDEVTLAIRFGEEVSEIEGTIKIGKLPGVKEGSGQLKLIKTGDDYDFSGAGKITPDIPGLSTQIDFEFHNNIFLVDARVAYDKNRLKGTLNLGITNRAIDAAGNPTGEALPDYKVYGKSTLELMITDKLVVNAGVNLLENGEIEVTGGIRLPQRFEVVPTLLSVANKPLITVPPIHIPLFGIPLGITTIGVEAVISPRLTASVQIGPGSLVNVGAEITYNPAHPETMSITGGADFEFVAEAGITAGVDFGLSASVAVAALTGGIDLSAFIKAAAKQPVFHTALSYSPASGFELDGLVNAKVAAILGFSGDLFVRASAGVWPAEISKTWRWPIFKKEVDTGLEIGFEFPFAYKDNKADVSFENLRFTYPSLDDLTGKVREKIVDPLVHEF; encoded by the coding sequence ATGAAAGAGACCGCTAAAGCCCCGCCTGCCACCAGTCGACAACCCCAACCAACAGGTACCCGACAACCGTTTTTTACGCCTGAACAGCAGAGCGGCTTTTTTACAACAGCTCCGGTGCAGCCAAAACTCAAAATCGGCAAACGGGGTGATATCTACGAGCAGGAAGCTGAGACCATGGCTGATCAGGTGGTCAACAGAACAGACAGCCCCACCGCCCCAACGAACGACAATCAGGAAGAACGTCTTAGCCGCCGTGACCTGCAAACACAGGGAGATGCCCACATCCATCGTCAGCCTTTTTTTGAAAGCGAGGCAGATGATGATGAACCGGTTCAGCGTTTTCACCGTGAGGTTGAAGAGGGTGACAAGGTCTTTCGCAGTGAAGATGACCTCCCGGTTGGCATGAGCAGAGGTGAGGCCATTGTGGCCATTGCCCGCTCCAAACTCGGCAAGGTGAAAGCCAAGCAACCCGAAGGCAGCGATGGTGGTCGACCGCTTCGTTACGGCTATGATCTGCTTCTGGAGATCTTTCAACTGAGTGCCCCAGGCGTATGGAGTGACGACGTTGTCAAGTACATCGGACCGGGGCTGCCTTCCTGGTGCGGCATTTTTGCCACCTACTGCATCAAAAAGGCCGGTATCGATATCGGCAACTGGCAGATGGGCAAAGGGGTCGCGGCCTACGGTACACTCAAGCCCACCGACAGCCCGCAACCCGGTGATATCGGCTACATTGATCAACCCTACCAGCACCACTGCATTATCAGCAGAGTGGAAGGCGACAGCATCGAATCCATTGACGGGAACAGCGGCCTGTTCAGTGAGATCACCGAAAACAAACGCTCCCGCACCGCCTATACCGGTTTTTTTACCGCTCAGCACACCACCGCTGCCGTTCAGAAAAAAGAACAGGATGAGGGATCCGCAGAAAACACCCCTGATCTTGAAAGCAGCCTACAGGCACAAAAAGGCCGGGGTGAGCCGCTGGACAATACAACCCGCGGGACCATGGAAACCAGCTTCGGGACGGAGTTTGGCGGTGTTCGCATCCATACCGATAATGAGGCTGCCCGCCTCAGTAACACCTTAAACGCCCAGGCCTTTACCCACGGCAACGACATCTACTTCAATGAGGGGACCTACAATCCGGAGACCTCTGCAGGGAAACACCTGCTTGCCCACGAACTCACCCATACCCTGCAGCAGCGTGACGGCTTACAGCCAATGGTGAACAGGGCCGCCAATCCCGGGGGCTCCAAAGAGCCGGCAATTAACTTCAGTGACAAGACCATCACCATCAAAAAACTGTATCTTCCCAAGCTCAAGGGCCGCAATAAAAACCTGATCGGTACAGCGGTTACACGTAATCGCAACTATAAACGGAAAGATTCGTATAAGGATACGGCAACCAGTTCCAGCAAGGCTCAGGATGTGGTGTGGAAAACCGGTGTTGAGCCCAAGGTGACAACCGAGGTTGAGAAGCTGACGAAAAAGGCTGCCGACAGTATGGCCTATGATGCAAGTGCCAACGCCTACTATTTAAAATGGGGCTCTCTGAACCTGATCGGCTCCAAAGAGACCATTGTCAAAAATGCCCTGGTACCGCTCTGGAATAAGACCGGCAAGGCTTCAGCCTATGACGTGGACCATGTCAAGGAACTGCAACTTGGCGGTGAAAACTCCCTTGATAACATGGAGCTGCTCAACTTCTCCGCCAACCGCGCCTCAGGATCAGCGGTGAAGAGGACCATTGAGATTGCAGTCAACACATTTCTTGCTTCCGAAGAGGCGAAAAAACAAGCTGCTGATGCCGGCAAAAAGCTGCCCAGTCTCAAAACAGCCAAAACCACCTATGACATCACCTTCAGCAGTGTTGGTTATGACGATGCCAAGGCCAACTTCAGTAAAGGTGCACTGGGTGATGACTACTGGTCAAAGAAAGATATAGCGGACAATGCAGCACACCTGAAACAGTTCAAGCCCATGACCACCAGACAGATTGCGGCGGCCAAAGGCACTGAAAACGACCCGATTATCTACACCTCCGAGGCAGGCGGCACTGGTTTACGCAAAGCAGACCTTGAAAAAATAAAGGGTATCGCGGTGAGCAAGTTCACCTTCCCGCCGGCTCCGACCGGTGAAAAGGCTGGCGATATTGAACTGACCATCACACCTCCTTCCGTGGTTAACGGCGACATCAAGGTGCCGATTCCCATCTACAAGATGGATGGGATCGTGTTCGGCGGCCACATGCCCCGACGCGGCAGCAAAAAAGGTCAGGGCGGCCTGGAAAAAATTCTGAGTAAACTGCAGATCAACGGGCTCAGCCCTGCGGAGCTGGATATGGTTGATTTCGTTCCCGGGATCGGTCTGGTGGTTCGTGGTCGGATTCAACCCACACTTGATATTCTTGAAGGCGTTGAACTCGACTTTTTCCTGGAAGGAGACAGCTTCGGAATCAGCAAGACCATCACTGCCGGTGAGTTCAAGCTGCCGCCACCGTTCAAGATCAATGCAGCACTCCTCACCATCGGTGCGGGCAACAAGGGCATCTTTGTTGAAGGCGACGTGCTCTTTGAAATCAGCAAGCTCGGCACCGGTATGATTTCAGGTCTTGGCAAGAGTAACGGCGATTTCGGCATTAAAGGCCGTTTTGACTTCGACCCCAAACTCTTCAAACAGGGAGCAGCCTCCATTGAGGTTGAGTACAACAACAAACAGGGCTGGGCTGCCAAAGGTGAGTTGCAGATAAGTAAAGGTACGGTCAGGGGAATCGACTCGGCAAAGATCGCTGTTGCCTATGCCAACAGGCAACTGACTGCCAACGGCACTGCTCAAGTGGCGCTGAGAGGAGTTGATGAAGTGACCCTGGCCATCAGGTTTGGTGAAGAGGTCTCGGAGATCGAGGGCACGATCAAAATCGGCAAGCTGCCGGGCGTCAAGGAGGGATCCGGTCAACTTAAACTGATCAAAACAGGGGATGACTACGACTTCAGCGGTGCCGGCAAGATCACACCCGACATTCCCGGTCTTTCCACCCAGATCGATTTCGAATTCCACAACAACATCTTCTTGGTCGATGCCCGGGTTGCCTATGACAAGAACCGCCTGAAGGGTACCCTCAACCTCGGCATCACCAACCGGGCCATCGATGCTGCAGGCAATCCCACCGGTGAGGCCCTTCCGGACTACAAAGTGTATGGTAAAAGCACTTTGGAGCTGATGATCACCGATAAGCTGGTGGTCAATGCCGGAGTCAACCTGCTTGAAAATGGTGAGATTGAGGTCACCGGAGGCATCCGCCTGCCGCAGCGGTTCGAGGTGGTTCCTACCTTGCTCAGCGTGGCCAACAAGCCGCTGATCACAGTTCCGCCCATTCATATACCGTTATTCGGTATTCCCCTCGGGATCACCACCATTGGTGTTGAGGCGGTCATCTCGCCGAGACTCACGGCCAGCGTGCAGATCGGTCCCGGCAGCCTGGTGAATGTCGGTGCCGAGATCACGTACAATCCAGCGCACCCGGAAACGATGAGCATTACCGGTGGGGCTGATTTCGAGTTTGTTGCCGAAGCGGGCATCACTGCCGGGGTCGACTTCGGGCTCTCGGCCAGTGTCGCTGTTGCCGCACTGACCGGTGGCATCGATCTTTCGGCTTTTATCAAGGCGGCAGCCAAACAACCGGTTTTTCACACAGCGCTTTCGTACTCACCTGCATCCGGCTTTGAACTGGATGGTCTGGTCAACGCCAAGGTAGCGGCTATTCTCGGCTTCAGCGGCGACCTGTTCGTACGGGCCTCGGCCGGGGTCTGGCCGGCGGAGATCTCCAAGACCTGGAGATGGCCGATATTCAAGAAAGAGGTTGATACCGGCCTGGAGATCGGCTTTGAATTTCCGTTTGCCTACAAGGATAACAAGGCGGATGTGTCCTTTGAAAACCTGCGGTTCACCTATCCCAGCCTTGATGATCTGACCGGCAAGGTGCGGGAAAAGATCGTTGATCCGCTGGTTCATGAATTCTAA
- a CDS encoding contractile injection system tape measure protein, protein MTAAHYIIHRVNLEIEAPDEQEAGRLQDEAAHIFYNQILPGLEQLLDRLVPDETVVCIDTLNLVLDPLDADTFSEEFGSSVLSALQKRFEHVADTALGRVAQGPDEHLIVRTPVQRTFDTLLHFLATGQLPWWSERVFDFWDKDTLDILLLHVQQTGPAAASSLLVLLATDTSATKRLLLQFPLAFVDRLIRLLAETGTTGQKKHADQLIETLLRSWAASPAKLTPPAVSAELNTLHQLLRWLLFAQDKDLPAPAQVQSLLSSSADPLENMNNQEDTFTGSLHRETTKATLHMERKRQPAARDVHNTATVAGDRQLLKEDAGSEQLPPQPRTAAENGIYVDHAGLVLLHPFFEYFFREFDLLDGPHFCDTAARALAVHLLQYLVTGRESPAEHVLTLEKFLCGLQPSDGVPRFIQLTARMQEEADTLLRAAIGHWKILKSTSPAGLREGFLQRPGTLTVSTFENRLTVEAHSHDILLNYLPWGLGIIRLPWLTAPLLVDWHS, encoded by the coding sequence ATGACCGCTGCACACTACATCATCCATCGCGTCAATCTTGAGATCGAGGCACCGGACGAACAGGAGGCCGGTCGTCTGCAGGATGAGGCTGCGCACATCTTCTATAATCAGATCCTTCCCGGATTAGAGCAACTGCTGGACCGACTGGTGCCGGACGAGACTGTTGTTTGTATTGACACCCTTAATCTTGTTCTTGATCCGCTTGATGCAGATACTTTTTCCGAAGAGTTTGGCAGCTCTGTCCTCAGTGCACTGCAGAAGAGGTTTGAGCATGTTGCTGATACAGCCCTTGGCAGAGTCGCCCAAGGGCCCGACGAACACCTCATCGTGCGGACACCGGTGCAGCGGACCTTTGATACCCTGCTTCATTTTCTTGCAACCGGTCAACTCCCCTGGTGGAGTGAACGAGTGTTCGACTTTTGGGATAAAGATACACTCGATATACTGCTGCTGCACGTGCAGCAGACCGGACCAGCAGCTGCCTCATCGCTGCTGGTGCTGCTCGCCACAGACACCTCTGCAACAAAACGATTACTCCTTCAATTCCCGCTTGCTTTTGTTGACCGCCTCATCCGCCTGCTGGCAGAGACAGGGACAACCGGCCAGAAAAAACACGCTGATCAACTGATCGAAACCCTGCTTCGCAGCTGGGCAGCGAGTCCTGCAAAGCTGACGCCACCGGCTGTCTCTGCAGAGCTGAATACGCTGCACCAACTTCTGCGCTGGTTGCTCTTTGCCCAGGACAAGGACCTGCCTGCACCGGCACAGGTACAGTCGCTGCTCTCTTCCTCAGCAGACCCTTTGGAGAACATGAACAACCAGGAGGATACGTTCACCGGATCGCTGCACAGGGAAACAACCAAAGCTACACTCCACATGGAGAGGAAGAGGCAACCGGCCGCCAGAGATGTGCACAACACTGCAACCGTTGCAGGCGATCGGCAGCTGCTCAAAGAGGATGCAGGCTCCGAACAGCTGCCGCCCCAACCCCGGACAGCTGCAGAAAACGGCATATACGTTGATCATGCCGGACTGGTTCTTCTCCATCCGTTTTTCGAATACTTTTTCCGGGAATTCGATCTTCTTGACGGCCCACACTTTTGCGACACTGCGGCCCGTGCTCTTGCTGTTCACCTCCTTCAGTACCTGGTAACCGGCCGGGAGAGCCCGGCGGAGCACGTGCTGACTCTGGAAAAATTTCTCTGCGGGCTTCAGCCGTCTGATGGTGTTCCACGCTTTATTCAACTGACAGCCCGTATGCAGGAGGAGGCCGACACGCTCCTGCGTGCTGCCATCGGTCACTGGAAGATCTTAAAAAGTACCTCACCAGCGGGATTACGTGAGGGTTTTCTCCAGCGTCCGGGCACACTCACTGTCAGCACCTTTGAAAACCGGCTGACTGTGGAGGCACACAGTCATGACATACTGCTCAACTACCTGCCCTGGGGACTTGGGATCATCAGACTGCCCTGGTTGACCGCGCCGCTGCTGGTTGACTGGCACAGTTAA